One segment of Gadus chalcogrammus isolate NIFS_2021 chromosome 8, NIFS_Gcha_1.0, whole genome shotgun sequence DNA contains the following:
- the LOC130387185 gene encoding neoverrucotoxin subunit alpha-like, with translation MAVDSGKTIVLAALGRPFSLGMLYDCRNDSLIPALTLWDREALEKGADERHQPYNDVEIVASDSIEDKSSALKVEASLKASFLCGLVEVEGSAKFLSDSKISRNQARVTLKYNTTTKFKELSMNHIGSGNMKHQDVFKSGQATHVVTGILYGAQAFFVFDREVSEKEDRQEIEGNLKVLMRKAPTLKIEGQGFLNIGEKDIANVEKFSCKFHGDFNLEKTPVSFREAIEVFQSLPKMLGTNGENAVPQKVWLMPLKNLDTAAAELVRQISYRLVRDAQNVMEDLSELERRCNDTERCTTAKQFPQINKKLKALKELVSQYKLEFQDIMARKLPLIRGGGEEESVLANILKKVHSSPFKSGELNEWMESKETEIKLISSLIDKMPNMTIVTSRSTLHHEIHSGDITYAVYFVFTSLETPEPYLSALSNYLDETQTDNVPCAYDIEKEQWFFSNDVMDKLKEKVKLFKDFAEANKENNSIRFLTAATRDDEKKGATLHLYKDGSLVTDNFEPPSKPEMITADITHNSVTLNISPPRFGLTTVNHYTVEFCVNGGDDWHQQIESKAGDVTVSGLQINEEYHFRCRAKCPVGFGPAWVSLIKTLPSSKVLSSTDLSKRLAEAVKNEGRKIKGHSGNLDIYAPPLKLQSMNVEGCQRFIFGEDSVKQNRTIMVLGATGSGKSTLVNMMINYILGVKWDDTFRFKLVDEGMAKSQAHSQTSEVTVYKLNHREGFQIDYSLTIVDTPGFGDTRGIDRDGLIMSQLENLFSAKSGISEIDAICFVAQASLARLTTTQKYVFDSVLRIFGKDVAENIRILVTFADNTKPLVLGAINEFGVPCPKTKNGLPIHFKFNNFIPGAFNENEGGDIEEDGNNDEDDDKCKGECPPTKHAYRAFYWGSETVKEKRTYEELKKKYEKASKKAMSVGDIIKQMELEYDHLEDEVVRLMERSAKCLNTLKEIALRPDPISTPEYIDLLIEGEKSEAKPGYLERINKLQDLKKKAITIGEVASGATADSILRQDSPLVSTSPSATP, from the exons atgGCCGTGGACAGTGGTAAGACCATAGTGCTGGCAGCACTGGGCCGGCCCTTCAGTCTTGGGATGCTCTACGACTGCCGTAACGACTCACTGATCCCTG CTTTGACACTTTGGGACCGGGAAGCCTTAGAGAAAGGAGCAGATGAAAGACACCAACCATACAATGACGTTGAAATAGTTGCATCTGACTCCATCGAAGACAAATCTTCTGCATTGAAGGTTGAAGCTTCACTGAAAGCCAGTTTTCTGTGTGGACTGGTTGAGGTAGAAGGCTCTGCTAAGTTTCTCTCAGATTCTAAGATTTCCAGAAATCAGGCTAGAGTGACACTAAAatacaacaccaccaccaagttCAAAGAGCTGTCAATGAATCACATTGGCAGTGGTAATATGAAGCATCAAGATGTTTTTAAGTCAGGACAAGCAACACACGTAGTGACAGGAATCCTTTATGGGGCACAAGCCTTCTTTGTGTTTGACCGTGAAGTGTCAGAAAAGGAAGATAGGCAAGAAATCGAGGGAAATCTAAAGGTGCTGATGAGGAAAGCACCCACCTTGAAGATAGAAGGCCAAGGTTTTCTGAACATTGGAGAAAAGGACATTGCAAATGTTGAGAAGTTCTCCTGCAAGTTCCATGGGGACTTTAACCTTGAGAAAACCCCTGTGTCTTTTAGGGAGGCAATAGAAGTCTTTCAAAGCCTACCTAAGATGTTGGGAACCAACGGAGAGAACGCAGTGCCTCAGAAGGTCTGGTTAATGCCACTGAAGAATCTAgatactgctgctgctgaactGGTTAGACAGATAAGCTATAGATTAGTCAGGGATGCTCAGAATGTCATGGAGGACCTCAGCGAGCTGGAAAGGAGATGTAACGATACAGAAAGATGCACAACAGCCAAGCAGTTCCCACAGATTAACAAAAAGTTAAAGGCTTTGAAAGAGCTGGTTTCTCAGTACAAACTGGAGTTCCAGGATATTATGGCGAGGAAACTCCCATtgatcagaggaggaggagaggaggaaagtgttCTCGCAAATATCCTGAAAAAggtacattcctctcccttcaaaAGTGGTGAACTGAATGAGTGGATGGAAAGCAAAGAGACAGAAATCAAACTCATCAGCTCTCTGATTGACAAAATGCCCAACATGACGATCGTCACTAGTCGCAGCACTCTGCACCATGAGATCCACAGCGGAGATATCACATATGCTGTGTACTTTGTCTTTACCTCCCTGGAAACCCCAGAGCCTTACCTTTCAGCTCTGTCCAACTACTTGGATGAAACCCAAACAGACAACGTGCCATGTGCTTATGATATAGAAAAGGAACAATGGTTCTTCTCAAATGACGTAATGGACAAACTGAAAGAGAAAGTAAAGCTCTTCAAAGATTTTGCAGAAGCCAACAAGGAGAACAACAGCATCAGATTTCTAACAGCTGCGACAAGAGATGATGAGAAGAAAGGTGCAACCCTCCACCTCTACAAGGATGGCTCCTTAGTGACTGACAACTTTGAACCACCTTCGAAGCCAGAAATGATCACAGCTGACATAACCCACAACAGTGTAACACTGAATATTTCACCACCTCGATTTGGGTTGACAACTGTGAACCACTACACTGTTGAGTTCTGTGTCAATGGAGGCGATGATTGGCATCAACAAATAGAGAGCAAGGCTGGGGATGTCACAGTGTCCGGCTTACAGATAAATGAAGAGTATCATTTCAGGTGTAGAGCCAAGTGCCCAGTCGGCTTCGGTCCGGCCTGGGTATCTTTAATTAAAACTTTACCATCCAGTAAAGTTTTAAGTTCTACAGATCTTTCTAAGCGGTTAGCAGAAGCAGTTAAGAATGAAGGCAGGAAGATAAAAGGACATTCAGGTAATCTGGACATTTACGCTCCTCCTCTAAAACTCCAGTCTATGAATGTAGAGGGATGCCAGCGCTTCATATTTGGAGAAGACTCTGTTAAACAGAACCGCACCATCATGGTTCTAGGAGCCACTGGGTCGGGCAAGTCCACCCTGGTCAACATGATGATCAACTACATCCTAGGGGTCAAATGGGACGATACCTTTAGATTCAAGTTGGTAGACGAAGGCATGGCCAAGTCTCAGGCTCACAGCCAGACCTCTGAAGTAACCGTGTACAAGCTCAACCACCGAGAGGGCTTCCAGATCGACTACTCCCTGACTATTGTGGACACGCCGGGTTTCGGAGACACGAGAGGCATAGATAGAGATGGGTTGATTATGAGTCAGCTAGAAAATTTATTCTCGGCTAAAAGTGGAATCAGCGAGATTGATGCCATCTGCTTCGTGGCCCAAGCGTCTCTAGCTCGGCTTACAACGACACAGAAATACGTCTTTGATTCGGTGCTCCGCATATTTGGCAAAGATGTGGCAGAGAACATCCGGATTCTGGTGACATTTGCAGATAACACAAAACCTCTGGTTCTCGGGGCGATCAATGAGTTTGGGGTCCCATGTCCTAAAACGAAAAATGGTTTACCAATTCACTTCAAATTCAATAACTTTATACCTGGTGCATTCAACGAAAATGAGGGGGGTGACATTGAAGAAGATGGAAacaatgatgaggatgatgata AATGCAAAGGCGAGTGCCCTCCAACGAAGCATGCCTACAGAGCTTTCTACTGGGGTTCCGAGACGGTGAAAGAGAAACGAACCTACGAGGAGCTGAAAAAAAAGTATGAGAAGGCCTCTAAGAAAGCCATGTCCGTTGGTGACATCATCAAACAGATGGAGCTGGAGTACGACCACCTAGAGGACGAGGTGGTCAGGCTGATGGAGCGCTCAGCCAAGTGTCTCAACACCCTGAAGGAGATCGCTCTGAGGCCCGATCCAATCTCAACACCTGAATACATCGACCTGctgatagagggagagaagtcagaggccaagcctggctACCTGGAGCGCATCAATAAACTCCAGGATCTGAAGAAAAAGGCCATTACCATTGGGGAGGTTGCTAGTGGGGCCACAGCAGACTCAATTTTGCGGCAGGACAGTCCATTGGTTAGTACCTCTCCCAGCGCAACCCCCTGA
- the LOC130386960 gene encoding uncharacterized protein LOC130386960: MAVDSGKTKMIPGDITPPLERLAESIKTSCVLLKSGSPSIFKLPLEEEDIGIDGCKSYTFGQNSQRSRPNRTVMFLGATGSGKSTLINGMINYILGIDWKDSFRFKLIDEGQLKSQAESQTSHVTTYKVNHQDGFRVPYSLTIIDTPGFGNTSGRERDRAIIEQIRRLNTSAKEDREINAVCFVTQASLARLSAAQECVFDSVLSLFGKDVAEKICILVTFADTQKPPVLKAITASKVPCPKTNGLPVHHKFNNSALFADNRSVGDPGEDPEKDMEVKFNSVFWAMGAKSMEGFFTALDKMTTRSKKRLLEEAVEGIQPQVQPQVEIRSTQQQMGKHNADITSKAKSSNRCSIS, encoded by the coding sequence atgGCCGTGGACAGTGGTAAGACAAAGATGATCCCAGGTGACATAACCCCACCACTTGAGAGACTGGCTGAATCAATCAAAACATCATGCGTACTTTTAAAATCCGGTTCTCCTTCAATTTTCAAGTTACCCCTGGAGGAGGAAGATATTGGGATAGATGGATGCAAGAGCTACACATTTGGGCAAAACAGTCAGAGGAGTAGGCCTAATCGTACTGTCATGTTTCTGGGGGCAACAGGTTCAGGGAAGTCAACTCTGATCAATGGAATGATCAACTACATCCTGGGCATAGATTGGAAAGACTCTTTCCGCTTCAAACTAATAGATGAGGGCCAGTTGAAGTCACAAGCAGAAAGTCAGACATCCCACGTTACCACCTACAAAGTCAACCACCAAGATGGCTTCCGAGTTCCTTATTCCCTAACCATCATTGACACTCCGGGTTTCGGGAAcacaagtgggagagagagagacagggcgatCATAGAGCAGATCAGGAGACTTAACACCTCGGCAAAGGAAGACCGTGAGATAAATGCAGTTTGTTTTGTCACCCAGGCTTCTCTAGCAAGACTATCGGCTGCACAGGAGTGCGTGTTTGATTCGGTGCTGTCCCTCTTTGGAAAAGATGTGGCAGAGAAGATTTGCATACTGGTCACATTTGCAGACACTCAGAAGCCTCCTGTTCTCAAGGCGATCACCGCTTCCAAAGTTCCATGTCCTAAAACCAACGGACTTCCAGTACACCACAAATTCAACAACTCTGCACTGTTTGCTGACAATAGATCTGTCGGTGATCCTGGTGAAGACCCTGAAAAAGATATGGAGGTCAAATTTAATTCAGTGTTTTGGGCAATGGGGGCCAAAAGCATGGAAGGATTCTTTACTGCCTTGGACAAAATGACCACCCGAAGCAAGAAAAGGCTGCTGGAGGAGGCGGTAGAAGGAATCCAGCCCCAGGTACAGCCCCAGGTAGAGATCCGATCAACCCAACAACAGATGGGAAAACACAACGCCGACATCACTTCCAAAGCAAAATCTTCCAATAGATGTTCTATTTCTTGA